A single window of Nicotiana sylvestris chromosome 5, ASM39365v2, whole genome shotgun sequence DNA harbors:
- the LOC104238120 gene encoding pentatricopeptide repeat-containing protein At2g16880, producing MSSPTPGYPPLNPSQLIQTITTLLSSSKSLPKSTLKSYLPHLTFPIIHSILSSPTLSSHPTTLFSFFQWSQSHIPSLSTHPLPFPALPPLLSSLLSHRKFKIAKSLLLNFIPSDHPQHLLHRHLLHPISSFPQPSRDLLDTAIGSYCQCEQPHLALQIFKKMKRLRMCPNLLTFNTLINALVKYPSTHSVDLCNELFNDVLKLGLAPNTNTFNILIRGYCLVYKFKDANGLLNRMSEFGCVPDNVSYNTLLDGLCKKGRLNDVRDLLLDMKGKGLVPNKNTYNILVHGYCKMGWLKDAAQVVELMTQNNTLPDLWTYNMLIDGLCNEGRIDDAFKLRDEMVGLKLLPDVKTYNTLINGCLDNKRSSEAFDLLEEMNKKGIKCDEFTYNTLIKWYCKEGKVEKARAVIQRMEEGGLCPDCVSYNTLISAYCKAGNLPEVLRIMKRMGEKGLKMDNFSLNTMLHTLCQERKLDEAYELLSGAHTRGYLVDAVSYGTLIAGYFRCGNMERALKLWDEMKEREVIPTIITYNIIIGGLCKSGKTQLAIAKLNELLEKGIVPNEITYNTIIHGYCWEGNIEKAFQFHNKMVENSFKPDVYTCNILLRGLCREGMLEKAIKLFNTWIDKGKTIDVVTYNTLITALCKDQRLEDALGLVAEMEEKNVQRDKYTHNAIIGALTDAGRLKEAEEFLSNMTERERPSEQRPQMDNREHELTAESSHELDPSSTAYSQQIDELCAEGRYKDAMLIYTELTQRGIVLQKSTYFTLIKGLIKRRKSVSKTG from the coding sequence ATGAGTTCCCCAACTCCAGGATATCCTCCATTGAATCCTTCTCAACTAATCCAAACAATCACCACTCTTCTCTCTTCCTCCAAATCCCTCCCCAAATCCACTCTCAAATCCTACCTCCCTCACCTCACCTTTCCCATTATCCACTCCATTCTCTCCTCCCCTACCCTCTCTTCTCACCCCACCACCCTCTTCTCCTTCTTCCAATGGTCTCAATCCCACATACCCTCTCTCTCCACCCACCCCCTCCCTTTCCCTGCCCTCCCCCCTCTCTTATCCTCCCTCTTATCCCATCGCAAGTTCAAGATTGCCAAATCCCTTCTCCTTAACTTTATCCCTTCTGATCACCCCCAACACCTTCTCCACCGCCACCTCCTTCACCCCATTTCCTCTTTCCCTCAACCCTCAAGGGATTTGTTGGATACTGCTATTGGTTCTTATTGCCAGTGTGAACAACCCCATCTTGCTCTTCAGATTTTCAAGAAAATGAAACGCCTTCGAATGTGCCCGAATTTGCTGACTTTTAATACTTTGATTAATGCATTGGTAAAGTACCCTTCTACTCACTCTGTTGATTTGTGTAATGAGCTGTTCAATGATGTGCTTAAGCTTGGTTTGGCTCCGAATACGAATACTTTCAATATTTTGATTAGAGGGTATTGTTTAGTTTACAAGTTTAAGGATGCTAATGGCTTGTTGAATAGAATGAGTGAGTTTGGTTGCGTGCCAGATAATGTGAGTTATAATACTTTATTGGATGGATTGTGCAAGAAAGGTAGGTTGAATGATGTTAGGGATTTGTTATTGGATATGAAGGGTAAAGGTCTCGTGCCAAACAAGAATACGTATAATATTTTGGTACATGGTTATTGTAAAATGGGGTGGTTGAAGGACGCTGCTCAGGTCGTCGAGCTGATGACTCAGAACAATACATTGCCTGATCTTTGGACATATAATATGTTGATTGATGGTCTGTGTAATGAAGGAAGGATCGATGATGCCTTTAAGCTTCGGGATGAGATGGTAGGGTTGAAATTGTTGCCTGATGTGAAAACTTATAACACCTTGATTAATGGGTGTCTTGATAATAAGAGAAGTTCAGAGGCCTTTGATCTGCTTGAAGAAATGAATAAGAAAGGGATCAAATGTGATGAATTTACTTATAATACATTAATTAAATGGTATTGCAAGGAAGGGAAGGTGGAAAAAGCTCGAGCGGTGATTCAAAGGATGGAGGAAGGTGGTTTATGTCCAGATTGCGTTTCCTACAATACTTTGATAAGTGCATACTGTAAAGCAGGAAATCTACCAGAGGTTTTGAGGATAATGAAACGAATGGGTgaaaaaggtttgaaaatggATAATTTTTCTCTCAATACAATGCTTCATACTCTTTGTCAAGAAAGGAAGCTTGATGAGGCCTACGAGTTGCTCTCTGGTGCTCATACCAGGGGTTATCTTGTCGATGCAGTAAGTTATGGCACTCTTATTGCTGGGTACTTTAGGTGTGGAAATATGGAAAGAGCTCTTAAGCTTTGGGATGAGATGAAAGAGAGAGAGGTAATTCCCACTATTATCACATACAACATCATAATTGGAGGGCTCTGTAAATCAGGTAAAACTCAGCTGGCAATCGCTAAACTGAACGAACTTTTAGAGAAGGGCATAGTGCCTAATGAAATAACATACAATACTATTATTCATGGATACTGCTGGGAGGGGAACATTGAGAAAGCATTTCAATTTCACAACAAAATGGTTGAGAATTCTTTTAAGCCTGATGTATATACGTGCAACATTCTTCTTCGGGGACTTTGTAGGGAAGGCATGCTTGAAAAAGCCATTAAGCTATTTAATACGTGGATTGATAAAGGGAAGACCATTGATGTAGTAACTTATAACACCTTGATTACGGCTCTTTGTAAAGATCAAAGACTTGAGGATGCTCTAGGCCTTGTTGCTGAAATGGAAGAGAAAAATGTCCAACGTGATAAGTACACACATAATGCTATTATTGGTGCACTTACTGATGCTGGAAGGCTTAAGGAAGCAGAAGAATTTTTGTCAAATATGACAGAGAGAGAAAGACCATCTGAACAGCGGCCACAAATGGATAACAGGGAACATGAACTCACAGCTGAATCTTCACATGAACTAGATCCAAGTTCAACTGCTTATTCACAGCAGATTGATGAGCTTTGTGCAGAGGGAAGATATAAAGATGCGATGCTTATCTATACAGAACTTACTCAGAGAGGTATTGTTCTACAGAAGTCTACTTATTTCACTCTGATAAAAGGACTGATCAAGAGGAGAAAAAGTGTATCAAAGACAGGTTGA